The following are encoded in a window of Cherax quadricarinatus isolate ZL_2023a chromosome 74, ASM3850222v1, whole genome shotgun sequence genomic DNA:
- the LOC128700116 gene encoding zinc finger protein 84-like: protein MATFQIMQIYAGDKPYQCSQCLKYFKRKDHLLKHVRIHTGIKPYQCSECLKYFTEKGNLVKHSRLHTGAKPYRCSVCLKYCNQKGDLVRHMLLHTGYKPYHCSECLKYFSQKSHLKRHMRVHTGDKPYQCSECLKHFTEKSSLVIHMRVHTGDKPYQCPECLKYFREKGNLLKHMRVHKGDKPYQCSECLKKFWEKNSLVIHVRGHTGDKPYQCSECLKHFCTKGSLVSHMRVHTGDKPFNCSECQKNFSTKGTLVTHMRVHLGDKPYQCSECLKYFRVKGSLVRHMRVHTGDKPYQCSQCLKYFREKSSLVNHMRVHTGEKPYECSECLKYFSKKANVVKHMRVHTGDKPYKCSECLKYFRVKSSLVRHMRVHTGDKPYQCSECLKYFRVKSSLVNHMRVHTGEKPYQCSECLKYFREKSSLVKHMRVHTGGKSYQCPECPKYFKDKGMLLNHMETHAEAKL from the coding sequence ATGGCAACCTTTCAAATCATGCAGATATAtgcaggagataaaccatatcagtgttcacagtgtttgaAGTATTTTAAGCGAAAAGATCACCTTCTGAAACATGTACGAATACATACAGGCattaaaccatatcagtgttcagagtgtctgaaatattTTACAGAGAAAGGCAATTTAGTGAAACATTCACGATTACATACAGGAGCCAAACCGTATCGATGCTCAGTGTGTCTGAAATATTGTAATCAAAAAGGCGACCTTGTGAGGCATATGCTATTACATACAGGTTATAAACCGTATCACTGTTCAGAGTGCTTGAAATATTTCAGCCAAAAAAGTCATCTTAAGAGGCATATGAGAgtgcatacaggagataaaccatatcagtgttcagaatgtctgaaacaTTTTACAGAGAAAAGCAGTCTTGTGATTCATATGCGAGTAcacacaggagataaaccatatcagtgtcccGAGTGTCTGAAATACTTTAGAGAAAAAGGCAATCTTTTGAAGCATATGCGAGTACATAAAGGAGATAAGCCATATCAATGCTCTGAGTGTCTGaaaaaattttgggaaaaaaaCAGTCTTGTGATCCATGTGAGAggacatacaggagataaaccatatcagtgttcagagtgtctgaaacaCTTTTGTACTAAAGGCAGTCTTGTGAGCCATatgcgagtacatacaggagataaaccatttaACTGTTCAGAGTGCCAGAAAAATTTTAGTACAAAAGGCACTCTTGTGACCCATATGCGTGTACATttaggagataaaccatatcagtgttcagagtgtttaaaataTTTTCGGGTaaaaggcagtcttgtgaggCATATGCGAgtgcatacaggagataaaccataccaGTGTTCACAGTGTCTGAAATATTTTAGAGAAAAAAGTAGTCTTGTAAACCATATGCGAGTACACACAGGTGAAAAGCCATATGAATGTTCCGAGTGTCTGAAATATTTCAGTAAAAAAGCCAATGTTGTGAAGCACatgcgagtacatacaggagataaaccttataaatgttcagagtgtctgaaatattTTAGGGTAAAAAGCAGTCTTGTGCGGCACATGAGAGTACATactggagataaaccatatcagtgttcagagtgtttaaaataTTTTAGGGTAAAAAGTAGTCTTGTTAACCATATGAGAGTACACACAGGAGAaaagccatatcagtgttcagaatgtttgaAATATTTTAGGGAAAAAAGCAGTCTCGTTAAGCATATGAGGGTACATACAGGAGGTAAATCATATCAATGTCCCGAGTGTCCGAAATATTTTAAAGATAAAGGGATGCTTTTGAATCATATGGAAACACATGCAGAAGCTAAACTGTAA